A region from the Aegilops tauschii subsp. strangulata cultivar AL8/78 chromosome 5, Aet v6.0, whole genome shotgun sequence genome encodes:
- the LOC109746934 gene encoding phenylacetaldehyde reductase produces the protein MSSGTGKVVCVTGASGYIASWLVKFLLQRGYTVRATVRDTADPKKTLHLQALDGAKDRLHLFKASLLEEGTFDDAVAGCDCVFHTASPFYHNVKDPKAELLDPAVNGTLNVLRSCKKASIKRVIVTSSMAAVAYNGKPRTPDVVVDETWFSSAEVCEKNKQWYVLSKTLAEEAAWKYANDNGLEIITINPTMVIGPLLQPTLNTSTEAILKFINGSSSTYANFCFGWINVKDVALAHILAYEVPSANGRYCMVERVIHHSDLVKIIHEMYPEFPVPDKCADDAPFAPIYQVSKDRIRSLGMELTPLETSLKETIESLREKGFVTSESSHL, from the exons ATGAGCTCCGGGACGGGGAAGGTGGTGTGCGTCACCGGCGCCTCGGGCTACATCGCCTCCTGGCTCGTCAAGTTCCTCCTCCAGCGCGGCTACACCGTCCGCGCCACCGTCAGGGACACCG CCGACCCCAAGAAAACATTGCACCTGCAGGCCCTGGATGGAGCCAAGGACAGGCTGCACTTGTTTAAAGCAAGCTTGTTGGAAGAAGGCACCTTCGATGATGCTGTTGCCGGCTGCGATTGTGTCTTCCACACGGCATCTCCCTTTTATCACAATGTCAAGGATCCCAAG GCTGAGTTACTTGATCCAGCAGTCAATGGAACGCTCAATGTTCTCCGTTCCTGCAAGAAGGCCTCTATCAAGAGAGTGATCGTAACCTCATCCATGGCTGCTGTTGCCTACAATGGGAAGCCAAGGACTCCTGATGTAGTAGTTGACGAGACATGGTTTTCAAGTGCAGAGGTCTGCGAAAAGAATAAG CAATGGTATGTGCTAtccaagacccttgccgaggaggCTGCATGGAAGTACGCAAATGATAATGGATTAGAAATAATTACAATAAACCCAACAATGGTCATCGGTCCCCTGTTGCAGCCTACACTGAATACTAGCACAGAAGCAATATTGAAGTTTATAAATG GATCATCTTCTACATACGCCAATTTCTGCTTTGGATGGATAAACGTTAAAGATGTTGCCCTGGCACATATCCTTGCATATGAAGTTCCTTCAGCAAACGGAAGATATTGTATGGTTGAAAGAGTCATTCACCACTCGGACCTTGTCAAGATCATACACGAGATGTATCCTGAATTTCCAGTGCCAGACAA GTGTGCAGATGATGCGCCGTTTGCCCCAATCTACCAGGTATCAAAGGACAGGATAAGAAGTCTGGGCATGGAGCTGACCCCCCTGGAGACGAGCCTCAAGGAGACTATCGAGAGCTTGAGAGAGAAAGGATTTGTCACTTCTGAGTCGAGCCATCTGTGA
- the LOC109746940 gene encoding uncharacterized protein: MSPPTSVLPDELLEEIFLRLPPDEAEHLVRASLASKFWLGLLSGARFRGRYREFHGAPPMLAFLYSCHWNSRPKMEDNIPHFVPTTKFRPCIPDDDWGDWEYDAWDCRHGRVLLGDAGYKPMTLVVWDPMTGCRRELDAPVLVDNSYGAAVLCAASGCDHSTCHAGPFQVVFIALNKTDAHHCVAQAWVTLPVTCDHSNPILLSTYGSHFDKWSKSCSRLHLVSDVYIHEAPPIFVQDTLHFKLCDCFDDRLVGILKYDLSTNCLSLIDMPLVESIIVDDVILMAMEDDNLGFAHVGGLVLNLWSRHMGSDGVASWTQCTVINITDILPIQNPKKRLRLIGSMEGTDIIFVTTDLGIYKINLKSLQWKKVWEREKLSSHTGVSTIHKKG; encoded by the exons ATGTCGCCGCCCACATCGGTGTTGCCGGATGAGCTTCTGGAGGAGATCTTCCTCCGCCTGCCGCCGGACGAGGCTGAGCACCTCGTGCGCGCCTCCCTCGCCAGCAAGTTCTGGCTTGGCCTCCTCTCCGGCGCTCGCTTTCGCGGCCGCTACCGTGAGTTCCATGGAGCTCCTCCCATGCTCGCCTTCCTTTATTCCTGCCACTGGAACTCCCGCCCGAAGATGGAAGATAACATCCCACACTTTGTCCCCACCACGAAATTTCGTCCGTGCATTCCCGACGATGACTGGGGGGACTGGGAATATGATGCGTGGGACTGCCGCCATGGTCGTGTTCTCCTTGGCGATGCAGGCTATAAACCCATGACGCTCGTCGTTTGGGACCCCATGACGGGCTGCCGGAGGGAGCTGGATGCGCCCGTCCTGGTGGACAACAGCTACGGGGCAGCGGTGCTCTGCGCTGCGAGTGGCTGTGACCACAGTACGTGCCACGCAGGGCCCTTCCAGGTCGTCTTCATCGCTCTGAACAAGACTGATGCTCATCATTGTGTTGCACAGGCGTGGGTGACCTTGCCGGTGACATGTGACCACAGCAACCCCATTTTGTTGAGCACATACGGTTCTCATTTTGATAAGTGGAGCAAGTCGTGCTCCCGCCTTCATCTTGTCTCCGATGTGTACATCCACGAAGCGCCTCCTATCTTCGTCCAAGACACACTTCACTTCAAGCTTTGTGACTGCTTCGATGATCGCCTGGTAGGAATTCTCAAGTACGACCTGAGCACTAATTGCTTATCACTAATTGATATGCCGCTTGTGGAGTCTATCATTGTCGATGATGTTATCCTCATGGCGATGGAGGATGACAATTTGGGGTTTGCACATGTGGGTGGGTTAGTCCTCAATCTGTGGTCAAGGCACATGGGTTCTGACGGAGTTGCATCATGGACTCAGTGTACAGTCATCAATATCACCGACATTCTTCCCATTCAAAATCCAAAGAAAAGACTTAGGCTGATTGGATCTATGGAAGGCACCGATATCATTTTCGTGACCACAGATCTTGGCATCTACAAGATTAATCTGAAGTCACTACAGTGGAAGAAAGTATGGGAGAGAGAAAAGCTTTCATCCCATACAGGAGTTTCTACAATTCACAAG AAAGGGTGA
- the LOC120961797 gene encoding uncharacterized protein isoform X2 has product MPPPPPPSLPDELLEEIFLRLPPDEPAHLLRASLASKLWLGLLSSPRFRGRYHEHHGAPPMLGFLHTWHYGSHPTKVEDPIPYFKSTAKFGARIPDDEWGNIYYTAWDCRHGRVLLDCFDAYQLRTALVVWDPMTGCRRELPRPWIWDRRRAAAVLCAVSGCDHRTCHSAPIQLVFVGLDEDDHDDCVARACVSLPETGDWSKPVPQFDAWVKPCPDLHLPADASIKPMPPLLVEGALHFMLKYVDDDGAEILKYDLTSNSLSLIDAPVQYSHTISAPILMAMEDGSLGFAHVDKLTLYIWSRLMDSNRVASWSQCRITNLSSLLPIQNPEEIYLILVGSVEGSDTVFVTTDLGIYEINVKSQRWKKIWKREIFRALIPYMSFYNPQG; this is encoded by the exons atgccgccgccgccgccgccatcgctgcCGGACGAGCTCCTCGAGGAGATcttcctccgcctcccgccggaCGAGCCCGCGCACCTCCTGCGCGCCTCCCTCGCCAGCAAGCTCTGGCTCGGCCTCCTCTCGTCCCCTCGCTTCCGCGGTCGCTACCACGAGCACCATGGAGCTCCCCCCATGCTGGGTTTCCTTCATACCTGGCACTACGGCTCCCACCCCACCAAGGTAGAAGACCCCATCCCATACTTCAAATCCACCGCCAAATTCGGCGCGCGCATTCCCGACGACGAATGGGGGAACATTTACTACACTGCGTGGGACTGCCGCCATGGCCGCGTCCTCCTAGACTGCTTTGATGCATATCAGTTACGTACGGCTCTCGTCGTTTGGGACCCCATGACCGGCTGCCGGAGGGAGCTACCCCGCCCCTGGATCTGggaccgccgccgcgccgccgccgtgctctGTGCCGTGAGCGGCTGTGACCACCGCACTTGTCACTCGGCTCCCATCCAGCTGGTCTTTGTCGGCCTGGATGAGGATGATCATGATGATTGTGTTGCACGCGCCTGTGTGTCCTTGCCAGAGACCGGTGATTGGAGCAAGCCCGTCCCTCAATTCGATGCGTGGGTCAAGCCATGCCCTGATCTTCATCTTCCAGCCGATGCATCCATCAAGCCAATGCCCCCTCTCCTTGTCGAAGGAGCACTTCACTTCATGCTTAAGTATGTTGATGACGACGGTGCAGAAATTCTCAAGTACGACTTGACCTCTAATAGCTTATCACTGATTGATGCACCGGTTCAGTATTCTCACACTATCAGTGCCCCTATCCTCATGGCGATGGAGGATGGCAGCTTGGGGTTTGCACATGTGGATAAGCTAACCCTCTACATATGGTCAAGACTGATGGATTCCAACAGAGTTGCGTCATGGAGTCAATGTAGAATTACCAATCTCAGCAGCCTTCTACCCATCCAAAATCCCGAGGAAATTTACCTTATACTGGTTGGATCAGTGGAGGGCAGTGATACCGTTTTCGTGACCACAGATCTGGGCATCTACGAGATTAATGTCAAGTCGCAGCGATGGAAGAAGATATGGAAGAGAGAAATTTTCCGTGCTTTGATTCCATACATGAGTTTCTACAATCCACAAG GTTAG
- the LOC120961797 gene encoding uncharacterized protein isoform X1: MPPPPPPSLPDELLEEIFLRLPPDEPAHLLRASLASKLWLGLLSSPRFRGRYHEHHGAPPMLGFLHTWHYGSHPTKVEDPIPYFKSTAKFGARIPDDEWGNIYYTAWDCRHGRVLLDCFDAYQLRTALVVWDPMTGCRRELPRPWIWDRRRAAAVLCAVSGCDHRTCHSAPIQLVFVGLDEDDHDDCVARACVSLPETGDWSKPVPQFDAWVKPCPDLHLPADASIKPMPPLLVEGALHFMLKYVDDDGAEILKYDLTSNSLSLIDAPVQYSHTISAPILMAMEDGSLGFAHVDKLTLYIWSRLMDSNRVASWSQCRITNLSSLLPIQNPEEIYLILVGSVEGSDTVFVTTDLGIYEINVKSQRWKKIWKREIFRALIPYMSFYNPQERVTPTPCDAAH, from the exons atgccgccgccgccgccgccatcgctgcCGGACGAGCTCCTCGAGGAGATcttcctccgcctcccgccggaCGAGCCCGCGCACCTCCTGCGCGCCTCCCTCGCCAGCAAGCTCTGGCTCGGCCTCCTCTCGTCCCCTCGCTTCCGCGGTCGCTACCACGAGCACCATGGAGCTCCCCCCATGCTGGGTTTCCTTCATACCTGGCACTACGGCTCCCACCCCACCAAGGTAGAAGACCCCATCCCATACTTCAAATCCACCGCCAAATTCGGCGCGCGCATTCCCGACGACGAATGGGGGAACATTTACTACACTGCGTGGGACTGCCGCCATGGCCGCGTCCTCCTAGACTGCTTTGATGCATATCAGTTACGTACGGCTCTCGTCGTTTGGGACCCCATGACCGGCTGCCGGAGGGAGCTACCCCGCCCCTGGATCTGggaccgccgccgcgccgccgccgtgctctGTGCCGTGAGCGGCTGTGACCACCGCACTTGTCACTCGGCTCCCATCCAGCTGGTCTTTGTCGGCCTGGATGAGGATGATCATGATGATTGTGTTGCACGCGCCTGTGTGTCCTTGCCAGAGACCGGTGATTGGAGCAAGCCCGTCCCTCAATTCGATGCGTGGGTCAAGCCATGCCCTGATCTTCATCTTCCAGCCGATGCATCCATCAAGCCAATGCCCCCTCTCCTTGTCGAAGGAGCACTTCACTTCATGCTTAAGTATGTTGATGACGACGGTGCAGAAATTCTCAAGTACGACTTGACCTCTAATAGCTTATCACTGATTGATGCACCGGTTCAGTATTCTCACACTATCAGTGCCCCTATCCTCATGGCGATGGAGGATGGCAGCTTGGGGTTTGCACATGTGGATAAGCTAACCCTCTACATATGGTCAAGACTGATGGATTCCAACAGAGTTGCGTCATGGAGTCAATGTAGAATTACCAATCTCAGCAGCCTTCTACCCATCCAAAATCCCGAGGAAATTTACCTTATACTGGTTGGATCAGTGGAGGGCAGTGATACCGTTTTCGTGACCACAGATCTGGGCATCTACGAGATTAATGTCAAGTCGCAGCGATGGAAGAAGATATGGAAGAGAGAAATTTTCCGTGCTTTGATTCCATACATGAGTTTCTACAATCCACAAG AAAGGGTGACGCCCACTCCCTGTGACGCAGCACATTGA